A stretch of the Enterobacter mori genome encodes the following:
- the tssF gene encoding type VI secretion system baseplate subunit TssF translates to MKLEEFFRDELSWLRKQGADFSRSWPQLTRFLAEKSADPDVERLLEGFAFLSGTLRAKIEDDFPELTHGLLNILWPNYLRPVPSFTIIECQPKVGSITEACLVKKGVKLGSKEIKGTGCTFSTCRDIWILPVELTNLVTINTNENGCLSLTLKPFSAMPLDKIRLDNLRLFLGSDYYVATQLYLYMLNHLKKVTVKLNGAEFTLSDVKASPVGFSDNHALLPYPKNVYSGYRILQEFFCFPEGFLFVDIHGFDQLPQNIAVSDIELSFHYDKPFPSDCRITSSSIKLNCSPAANLFEHHSEPIQLDGKRINYPLRASHMLPEHYEVFSVEKVEGWKSEHAGKDGERIKSELRTYHVFESFRHEVEFEKKRTMNYFKVSIHNSLKLKGYEHNISFLRSDESLLGRSDEIVAVTMLCTNRNLPAELGRGEICLPLGDSPPWLAYSNILSPSQTLRPLIDEKLHWTLISSMALNYHSLLDKDALLQIIRNYDFPAMNDGHAAKISQKRFEGVEKIETKPVDRLIRGMPVRGIHSTLFAKKSAFISEGEFYLFGCILAQFLSLFSNINSFHELSLIDTENNSAYCWPLQQGNHSLI, encoded by the coding sequence ATGAAACTAGAAGAGTTTTTTAGGGATGAATTATCTTGGCTGCGAAAGCAGGGGGCTGATTTCTCAAGGTCCTGGCCCCAGCTAACGCGTTTCCTTGCAGAAAAGAGTGCAGACCCTGACGTTGAAAGACTTCTGGAAGGTTTCGCATTCTTATCAGGAACATTGCGCGCAAAAATTGAGGATGATTTTCCGGAGCTCACCCATGGTTTGCTAAATATTTTGTGGCCTAATTATTTGCGGCCCGTTCCATCATTTACCATCATTGAGTGCCAGCCAAAAGTGGGATCTATCACAGAGGCTTGTCTTGTTAAAAAAGGGGTTAAGCTGGGCTCAAAAGAAATAAAGGGAACTGGATGCACGTTCTCTACCTGCAGGGATATCTGGATTTTACCCGTTGAACTCACCAATCTGGTAACGATAAATACTAATGAGAATGGCTGCCTTTCGCTTACACTTAAGCCGTTTAGCGCGATGCCTCTCGATAAGATCAGGCTGGATAATCTCAGATTGTTTCTCGGTAGCGACTACTATGTTGCTACTCAACTGTATCTTTACATGCTAAACCATCTTAAAAAAGTCACCGTTAAGCTGAATGGCGCAGAATTTACGCTATCTGATGTCAAAGCTAGCCCTGTGGGTTTTTCTGACAACCATGCTTTACTGCCATATCCTAAAAACGTCTACTCCGGATACCGTATTTTGCAGGAGTTTTTCTGTTTTCCTGAAGGATTCCTGTTTGTAGATATTCATGGATTTGACCAGCTTCCGCAGAACATCGCGGTAAGCGATATTGAACTGAGTTTCCATTATGACAAACCTTTTCCCTCAGACTGTCGCATTACATCTTCATCAATTAAGTTGAATTGTTCTCCCGCTGCGAATTTATTCGAACATCATTCGGAACCCATTCAACTTGACGGGAAGCGAATAAACTACCCGCTCAGGGCAAGCCATATGCTCCCCGAACATTATGAAGTGTTTTCCGTCGAGAAAGTTGAAGGATGGAAAAGTGAACATGCAGGAAAGGATGGCGAACGTATCAAGAGCGAACTCAGAACGTATCATGTCTTTGAAAGCTTCAGACATGAGGTTGAGTTTGAAAAAAAGAGAACAATGAATTATTTCAAAGTCAGCATTCACAACTCACTGAAACTGAAGGGCTACGAGCATAATATTTCATTTTTGCGCAGTGATGAAAGCCTCCTGGGGAGGAGTGATGAAATCGTTGCAGTCACGATGCTCTGCACAAACAGGAACTTACCCGCAGAACTTGGACGCGGCGAAATCTGCCTCCCTCTTGGAGACTCACCACCCTGGCTAGCTTACAGCAACATCTTGTCACCTTCGCAAACATTGCGTCCTCTGATTGATGAAAAACTACATTGGACACTTATCTCAAGCATGGCGCTAAACTACCATTCTTTGTTAGATAAGGATGCGTTGTTACAAATTATTCGAAATTATGATTTCCCTGCAATGAATGACGGGCACGCGGCAAAGATTTCGCAGAAGAGATTTGAAGGGGTGGAAAAAATTGAAACGAAACCTGTCGACAGATTGATTCGGGGTATGCCGGTGCGGGGTATCCATTCAACATTATTTGCAAAAAAAAGTGCTTTCATAAGCGAGGGTGAGTTTTACTTATTTGGATGTATTCTGGCTCAGTTTTTATCACTTTTTTCAAATATTAACTCATTTCATGAATTGTCATTAATAGATACTGAAAATAATTCCGCCTATTGCTGGCCATTACAACAAGGTAATCATTCATTGATATAA